A window of the Equus przewalskii isolate Varuska chromosome 10, EquPr2, whole genome shotgun sequence genome harbors these coding sequences:
- the EPN3 gene encoding epsin-3 isoform X4 yields the protein MTTSALRRQVKNIVHNYSEAEVKVREATSNDPWGPPSSLMSEIADLTFNTVAFAEVMGMLWRRLNDSGKNWRHVYKALTLLDYLLKTGSERVAHQCRENLYTIQTLKDFQYIDRDGKDQGVNVREKVKQVMALLKDEERLRQERTHALKTKERMALEGTGIGSGQLGFSRRHGDDYGRSRSSPSSYNSSSSSPRYTSDLEQARPQTSGEEELQLQLALAMSREEAEKEVRSWRGDDSPTANGAEAAARCWQDREPAREERKEEKLKTSQSSILDLADIFTAAPVPPSTHCSADPWDIPGLRPSTEPSGSSWGPSADPWSPIPSGSALSRSQPWDLPPVLSSSEPWGRTPVLPAGLPSTDPWAQKSPHHKLPNTGADPWGPSVETSNKPALGGTSTFDPFAKPPESTETKEGLEHAQALPSGKPSSPVELDLFGDPIPSSKQNGTKEPDAFDLGALEEALAQPSKEARACRTPESFLGPSASSLVNLDSLVKVPQAAKTRNPFLTGLSAPSPTNPFGGGEQGRPTLNQMRSGSPALGLASGGPVGAPSGSMTYSASLPLPLSSVPAGVTLPASVSVFPQAGAFTPPPASLQQPLLPTSGSAGPLHPPPQASTNPFL from the exons ATGACGACCTCAGCACTGCGGCGCCAGGTAAAGAACATCGTGCACAACTACTCTGAGGCAGAGGTCAAGGTCCGCGAGGCCACCAGCAATGACCCGTGGGGCCCGCCCAGCTCGCTCATGTCGGAGATTGCTGACCTGACTTTCAACACAGTGGCCTTCGCCGAGGTCATGGGCATGCTGTGGCGGCGGCTCAATGACAGCGGCAAGAACTGGCGGCACGTGTACAAGGCGCTGACGCTGCTGGACTACCTGCTCAAGACGGGCTCCGAGCGGGTGGCCCACCAGTGCCGCGAGAACCTCTACACCATCCAGACACTCAAGGACTTCCAGTACATCGACCGCGACGGCAAGGACCAGGGCGTCAACGTGCGTGAGAAGGTCAAGCAGGTGATGGCTCTGCTCAAGGACGAGGAGCGCCTGCGGCAGGAGCGGACCCACGCCCTCAAGACCAAGGAGCGCATGGCGCTGGAGGGCACGGGCATCGGCAGCGGGCAGCTGGGCTTCAGCCGCCGCCATGGCGATGACTACGGCCGCTCACGCAGTTCCCCTTCCTCCTACAACT cctcctcctcATCCCCCCGCTACACCTCCGACCTGGAGCAGGCCCGGCCCCAGACGTCAGGAGAAGAGGAGCTGCAGCTGCAGCTGGCCCTGGCCATGAGCCGTGAGGAGGCCGAGAAG GAGGTGAGGTCCTGGCGGGGAGATGACTCCCCGAcggccaatggtgctgaggccgCAGCCCGCTGTTGGCAGGACAGAGAGCCcgcaagagaagagaggaaggaagagaagctgaAAACCAGCCAG TCCTCCATCCTGGACTTGGCGGACATCTTCACAGCCGCCCCGGTCCCGCCCTCCACACACTGCTCTGCTGACCCATGGGACATCCCAG GTCTCAGGCCAAGCACAGAACCCAGTGGCTCCTCCTGGGGGCCTTCTGCAGACCCCTGGTCTCCCATCCCCTCGGGAAGTGCCCTGTCCCGAAGCCAGCCCTGGGACTTGCCCCCTGTGCTCTCCTCCTCTGAACCCTGGGGCCGGACCCCAGTGCTGCCTGCTGGACTGCCCAGCACAGACCCCTGGGCACAGAAGTCCCCCCACCACAAACTTCCCAACACTGGCGCTGACCCTTGGGGGCCTTCGGTGGAGACCTCCAACAAACCTG CTCTTGGTGGTACCTCGACCTTTGACCCATTTGCCAAACCTCCAGAATCCACAGAGACCAAGGAAGGGCTAGAGcatgcccaggccctgccctctgggaagcccagcagccctgtgg AGCTGGACCTGTTTGGAGACCCCATCCCCAGTTCCAAGCAAAATGGCACAAAGGAGCCAGATGCCTTTGACCTGGGTGCACTGGAGGAAGCGCTAGCCCAGCCCAGTAAGGAGGCCCGAGCTTGCCGGACTCCTGAGTCTTTCCTGGGCCCCTCAGCCTCTTCTCTGGTCAACCTAGACTCATTAGTCAAGGTGCCCCAGGCTGCAAAGACCCGGAACCCCTTCCTGACAG GACTCAGCGCTCCGTCCCCCACCAACCCGTTCGGCGGGGGCGAGCAGGGCAGGCCGACCCTGAACCAGATGCGCAGCGGGTCGCCGGCGCTGGGCCTGGCGTCGGGCGGGCCAGTCGGGGCGCCCTCGGGCTCCATGACCTACAgcgcctccctgcccctcccgctCAGCAGCGTGCCAGCCGGCGTGACCCTCCCCGCCTCGGTCAGCGTCTTCCCGCAGGCCGGCGCCTTCACGCCACCGCCCGCGAGCCTGCAGCAGCCGCTGCTGCCCACGTCGGGGTCGGCGGGGCCACTCCACCCGCCCCCGCAGGCCAGCACCAACCCCTTCCTCTGA
- the EPN3 gene encoding epsin-3 isoform X1: MTTSALRRQVKNIVHNYSEAEVKVREATSNDPWGPPSSLMSEIADLTFNTVAFAEVMGMLWRRLNDSGKNWRHVYKALTLLDYLLKTGSERVAHQCRENLYTIQTLKDFQYIDRDGKDQGVNVREKVKQVMALLKDEERLRQERTHALKTKERMALEGTGIGSGQLGFSRRHGDDYGRSRSSPSSYNSSSSSPRYTSDLEQARPQTSGEEELQLQLALAMSREEAEKPVPPASHRDEDLQLQLALRLSQQEHEKEVRSWRGDDSPTANGAEAAARCWQDREPAREERKEEKLKTSQSSILDLADIFTAAPVPPSTHCSADPWDIPGLRPSTEPSGSSWGPSADPWSPIPSGSALSRSQPWDLPPVLSSSEPWGRTPVLPAGLPSTDPWAQKSPHHKLPNTGADPWGPSVETSNKPGLLEWKGVSPVPSLFARPSHLPLPPSLALGGTSTFDPFAKPPESTETKEGLEHAQALPSGKPSSPVELDLFGDPIPSSKQNGTKEPDAFDLGALEEALAQPSKEARACRTPESFLGPSASSLVNLDSLVKVPQAAKTRNPFLTGLSAPSPTNPFGGGEQGRPTLNQMRSGSPALGLASGGPVGAPSGSMTYSASLPLPLSSVPAGVTLPASVSVFPQAGAFTPPPASLQQPLLPTSGSAGPLHPPPQASTNPFL; the protein is encoded by the exons ATGACGACCTCAGCACTGCGGCGCCAGGTAAAGAACATCGTGCACAACTACTCTGAGGCAGAGGTCAAGGTCCGCGAGGCCACCAGCAATGACCCGTGGGGCCCGCCCAGCTCGCTCATGTCGGAGATTGCTGACCTGACTTTCAACACAGTGGCCTTCGCCGAGGTCATGGGCATGCTGTGGCGGCGGCTCAATGACAGCGGCAAGAACTGGCGGCACGTGTACAAGGCGCTGACGCTGCTGGACTACCTGCTCAAGACGGGCTCCGAGCGGGTGGCCCACCAGTGCCGCGAGAACCTCTACACCATCCAGACACTCAAGGACTTCCAGTACATCGACCGCGACGGCAAGGACCAGGGCGTCAACGTGCGTGAGAAGGTCAAGCAGGTGATGGCTCTGCTCAAGGACGAGGAGCGCCTGCGGCAGGAGCGGACCCACGCCCTCAAGACCAAGGAGCGCATGGCGCTGGAGGGCACGGGCATCGGCAGCGGGCAGCTGGGCTTCAGCCGCCGCCATGGCGATGACTACGGCCGCTCACGCAGTTCCCCTTCCTCCTACAACT cctcctcctcATCCCCCCGCTACACCTCCGACCTGGAGCAGGCCCGGCCCCAGACGTCAGGAGAAGAGGAGCTGCAGCTGCAGCTGGCCCTGGCCATGAGCCGTGAGGAGGCCGAGAAG CCAGTCCCCCCAGCCTCCCACAGGGATGAGGACCTGCAGCTGCAGCTGGCTCTGCGCCTGAGCCAGCAGGAGCATGAGAAG GAGGTGAGGTCCTGGCGGGGAGATGACTCCCCGAcggccaatggtgctgaggccgCAGCCCGCTGTTGGCAGGACAGAGAGCCcgcaagagaagagaggaaggaagagaagctgaAAACCAGCCAG TCCTCCATCCTGGACTTGGCGGACATCTTCACAGCCGCCCCGGTCCCGCCCTCCACACACTGCTCTGCTGACCCATGGGACATCCCAG GTCTCAGGCCAAGCACAGAACCCAGTGGCTCCTCCTGGGGGCCTTCTGCAGACCCCTGGTCTCCCATCCCCTCGGGAAGTGCCCTGTCCCGAAGCCAGCCCTGGGACTTGCCCCCTGTGCTCTCCTCCTCTGAACCCTGGGGCCGGACCCCAGTGCTGCCTGCTGGACTGCCCAGCACAGACCCCTGGGCACAGAAGTCCCCCCACCACAAACTTCCCAACACTGGCGCTGACCCTTGGGGGCCTTCGGTGGAGACCTCCAACAAACCTG GGCTGCTTGAATGGAAAGGGGTCAGTCCAGTGCCTAGCCTTTTCGCCAGGCCATCtcatctgcctcttcctccttcactAGCTCTTGGTGGTACCTCGACCTTTGACCCATTTGCCAAACCTCCAGAATCCACAGAGACCAAGGAAGGGCTAGAGcatgcccaggccctgccctctgggaagcccagcagccctgtgg AGCTGGACCTGTTTGGAGACCCCATCCCCAGTTCCAAGCAAAATGGCACAAAGGAGCCAGATGCCTTTGACCTGGGTGCACTGGAGGAAGCGCTAGCCCAGCCCAGTAAGGAGGCCCGAGCTTGCCGGACTCCTGAGTCTTTCCTGGGCCCCTCAGCCTCTTCTCTGGTCAACCTAGACTCATTAGTCAAGGTGCCCCAGGCTGCAAAGACCCGGAACCCCTTCCTGACAG GACTCAGCGCTCCGTCCCCCACCAACCCGTTCGGCGGGGGCGAGCAGGGCAGGCCGACCCTGAACCAGATGCGCAGCGGGTCGCCGGCGCTGGGCCTGGCGTCGGGCGGGCCAGTCGGGGCGCCCTCGGGCTCCATGACCTACAgcgcctccctgcccctcccgctCAGCAGCGTGCCAGCCGGCGTGACCCTCCCCGCCTCGGTCAGCGTCTTCCCGCAGGCCGGCGCCTTCACGCCACCGCCCGCGAGCCTGCAGCAGCCGCTGCTGCCCACGTCGGGGTCGGCGGGGCCACTCCACCCGCCCCCGCAGGCCAGCACCAACCCCTTCCTCTGA
- the EPN3 gene encoding epsin-3 isoform X2: MTTSALRRQVKNIVHNYSEAEVKVREATSNDPWGPPSSLMSEIADLTFNTVAFAEVMGMLWRRLNDSGKNWRHVYKALTLLDYLLKTGSERVAHQCRENLYTIQTLKDFQYIDRDGKDQGVNVREKVKQVMALLKDEERLRQERTHALKTKERMALEGTGIGSGQLGFSRRHGDDYGRSRSSPSSYNSSSSSPRYTSDLEQARPQTSGEEELQLQLALAMSREEAEKPVPPASHRDEDLQLQLALRLSQQEHEKEVRSWRGDDSPTANGAEAAARCWQDREPAREERKEEKLKTSQSSILDLADIFTAAPVPPSTHCSADPWDIPGLRPSTEPSGSSWGPSADPWSPIPSGSALSRSQPWDLPPVLSSSEPWGRTPVLPAGLPSTDPWAQKSPHHKLPNTGADPWGPSVETSNKPALGGTSTFDPFAKPPESTETKEGLEHAQALPSGKPSSPVELDLFGDPIPSSKQNGTKEPDAFDLGALEEALAQPSKEARACRTPESFLGPSASSLVNLDSLVKVPQAAKTRNPFLTGLSAPSPTNPFGGGEQGRPTLNQMRSGSPALGLASGGPVGAPSGSMTYSASLPLPLSSVPAGVTLPASVSVFPQAGAFTPPPASLQQPLLPTSGSAGPLHPPPQASTNPFL; encoded by the exons ATGACGACCTCAGCACTGCGGCGCCAGGTAAAGAACATCGTGCACAACTACTCTGAGGCAGAGGTCAAGGTCCGCGAGGCCACCAGCAATGACCCGTGGGGCCCGCCCAGCTCGCTCATGTCGGAGATTGCTGACCTGACTTTCAACACAGTGGCCTTCGCCGAGGTCATGGGCATGCTGTGGCGGCGGCTCAATGACAGCGGCAAGAACTGGCGGCACGTGTACAAGGCGCTGACGCTGCTGGACTACCTGCTCAAGACGGGCTCCGAGCGGGTGGCCCACCAGTGCCGCGAGAACCTCTACACCATCCAGACACTCAAGGACTTCCAGTACATCGACCGCGACGGCAAGGACCAGGGCGTCAACGTGCGTGAGAAGGTCAAGCAGGTGATGGCTCTGCTCAAGGACGAGGAGCGCCTGCGGCAGGAGCGGACCCACGCCCTCAAGACCAAGGAGCGCATGGCGCTGGAGGGCACGGGCATCGGCAGCGGGCAGCTGGGCTTCAGCCGCCGCCATGGCGATGACTACGGCCGCTCACGCAGTTCCCCTTCCTCCTACAACT cctcctcctcATCCCCCCGCTACACCTCCGACCTGGAGCAGGCCCGGCCCCAGACGTCAGGAGAAGAGGAGCTGCAGCTGCAGCTGGCCCTGGCCATGAGCCGTGAGGAGGCCGAGAAG CCAGTCCCCCCAGCCTCCCACAGGGATGAGGACCTGCAGCTGCAGCTGGCTCTGCGCCTGAGCCAGCAGGAGCATGAGAAG GAGGTGAGGTCCTGGCGGGGAGATGACTCCCCGAcggccaatggtgctgaggccgCAGCCCGCTGTTGGCAGGACAGAGAGCCcgcaagagaagagaggaaggaagagaagctgaAAACCAGCCAG TCCTCCATCCTGGACTTGGCGGACATCTTCACAGCCGCCCCGGTCCCGCCCTCCACACACTGCTCTGCTGACCCATGGGACATCCCAG GTCTCAGGCCAAGCACAGAACCCAGTGGCTCCTCCTGGGGGCCTTCTGCAGACCCCTGGTCTCCCATCCCCTCGGGAAGTGCCCTGTCCCGAAGCCAGCCCTGGGACTTGCCCCCTGTGCTCTCCTCCTCTGAACCCTGGGGCCGGACCCCAGTGCTGCCTGCTGGACTGCCCAGCACAGACCCCTGGGCACAGAAGTCCCCCCACCACAAACTTCCCAACACTGGCGCTGACCCTTGGGGGCCTTCGGTGGAGACCTCCAACAAACCTG CTCTTGGTGGTACCTCGACCTTTGACCCATTTGCCAAACCTCCAGAATCCACAGAGACCAAGGAAGGGCTAGAGcatgcccaggccctgccctctgggaagcccagcagccctgtgg AGCTGGACCTGTTTGGAGACCCCATCCCCAGTTCCAAGCAAAATGGCACAAAGGAGCCAGATGCCTTTGACCTGGGTGCACTGGAGGAAGCGCTAGCCCAGCCCAGTAAGGAGGCCCGAGCTTGCCGGACTCCTGAGTCTTTCCTGGGCCCCTCAGCCTCTTCTCTGGTCAACCTAGACTCATTAGTCAAGGTGCCCCAGGCTGCAAAGACCCGGAACCCCTTCCTGACAG GACTCAGCGCTCCGTCCCCCACCAACCCGTTCGGCGGGGGCGAGCAGGGCAGGCCGACCCTGAACCAGATGCGCAGCGGGTCGCCGGCGCTGGGCCTGGCGTCGGGCGGGCCAGTCGGGGCGCCCTCGGGCTCCATGACCTACAgcgcctccctgcccctcccgctCAGCAGCGTGCCAGCCGGCGTGACCCTCCCCGCCTCGGTCAGCGTCTTCCCGCAGGCCGGCGCCTTCACGCCACCGCCCGCGAGCCTGCAGCAGCCGCTGCTGCCCACGTCGGGGTCGGCGGGGCCACTCCACCCGCCCCCGCAGGCCAGCACCAACCCCTTCCTCTGA
- the EPN3 gene encoding epsin-3 isoform X3: MTTSALRRQVKNIVHNYSEAEVKVREATSNDPWGPPSSLMSEIADLTFNTVAFAEVMGMLWRRLNDSGKNWRHVYKALTLLDYLLKTGSERVAHQCRENLYTIQTLKDFQYIDRDGKDQGVNVREKVKQVMALLKDEERLRQERTHALKTKERMALEGTGIGSGQLGFSRRHGDDYGRSRSSPSSYNSSSSSPRYTSDLEQARPQTSGEEELQLQLALAMSREEAEKEVRSWRGDDSPTANGAEAAARCWQDREPAREERKEEKLKTSQSSILDLADIFTAAPVPPSTHCSADPWDIPGLRPSTEPSGSSWGPSADPWSPIPSGSALSRSQPWDLPPVLSSSEPWGRTPVLPAGLPSTDPWAQKSPHHKLPNTGADPWGPSVETSNKPGLLEWKGVSPVPSLFARPSHLPLPPSLALGGTSTFDPFAKPPESTETKEGLEHAQALPSGKPSSPVELDLFGDPIPSSKQNGTKEPDAFDLGALEEALAQPSKEARACRTPESFLGPSASSLVNLDSLVKVPQAAKTRNPFLTGLSAPSPTNPFGGGEQGRPTLNQMRSGSPALGLASGGPVGAPSGSMTYSASLPLPLSSVPAGVTLPASVSVFPQAGAFTPPPASLQQPLLPTSGSAGPLHPPPQASTNPFL; this comes from the exons ATGACGACCTCAGCACTGCGGCGCCAGGTAAAGAACATCGTGCACAACTACTCTGAGGCAGAGGTCAAGGTCCGCGAGGCCACCAGCAATGACCCGTGGGGCCCGCCCAGCTCGCTCATGTCGGAGATTGCTGACCTGACTTTCAACACAGTGGCCTTCGCCGAGGTCATGGGCATGCTGTGGCGGCGGCTCAATGACAGCGGCAAGAACTGGCGGCACGTGTACAAGGCGCTGACGCTGCTGGACTACCTGCTCAAGACGGGCTCCGAGCGGGTGGCCCACCAGTGCCGCGAGAACCTCTACACCATCCAGACACTCAAGGACTTCCAGTACATCGACCGCGACGGCAAGGACCAGGGCGTCAACGTGCGTGAGAAGGTCAAGCAGGTGATGGCTCTGCTCAAGGACGAGGAGCGCCTGCGGCAGGAGCGGACCCACGCCCTCAAGACCAAGGAGCGCATGGCGCTGGAGGGCACGGGCATCGGCAGCGGGCAGCTGGGCTTCAGCCGCCGCCATGGCGATGACTACGGCCGCTCACGCAGTTCCCCTTCCTCCTACAACT cctcctcctcATCCCCCCGCTACACCTCCGACCTGGAGCAGGCCCGGCCCCAGACGTCAGGAGAAGAGGAGCTGCAGCTGCAGCTGGCCCTGGCCATGAGCCGTGAGGAGGCCGAGAAG GAGGTGAGGTCCTGGCGGGGAGATGACTCCCCGAcggccaatggtgctgaggccgCAGCCCGCTGTTGGCAGGACAGAGAGCCcgcaagagaagagaggaaggaagagaagctgaAAACCAGCCAG TCCTCCATCCTGGACTTGGCGGACATCTTCACAGCCGCCCCGGTCCCGCCCTCCACACACTGCTCTGCTGACCCATGGGACATCCCAG GTCTCAGGCCAAGCACAGAACCCAGTGGCTCCTCCTGGGGGCCTTCTGCAGACCCCTGGTCTCCCATCCCCTCGGGAAGTGCCCTGTCCCGAAGCCAGCCCTGGGACTTGCCCCCTGTGCTCTCCTCCTCTGAACCCTGGGGCCGGACCCCAGTGCTGCCTGCTGGACTGCCCAGCACAGACCCCTGGGCACAGAAGTCCCCCCACCACAAACTTCCCAACACTGGCGCTGACCCTTGGGGGCCTTCGGTGGAGACCTCCAACAAACCTG GGCTGCTTGAATGGAAAGGGGTCAGTCCAGTGCCTAGCCTTTTCGCCAGGCCATCtcatctgcctcttcctccttcactAGCTCTTGGTGGTACCTCGACCTTTGACCCATTTGCCAAACCTCCAGAATCCACAGAGACCAAGGAAGGGCTAGAGcatgcccaggccctgccctctgggaagcccagcagccctgtgg AGCTGGACCTGTTTGGAGACCCCATCCCCAGTTCCAAGCAAAATGGCACAAAGGAGCCAGATGCCTTTGACCTGGGTGCACTGGAGGAAGCGCTAGCCCAGCCCAGTAAGGAGGCCCGAGCTTGCCGGACTCCTGAGTCTTTCCTGGGCCCCTCAGCCTCTTCTCTGGTCAACCTAGACTCATTAGTCAAGGTGCCCCAGGCTGCAAAGACCCGGAACCCCTTCCTGACAG GACTCAGCGCTCCGTCCCCCACCAACCCGTTCGGCGGGGGCGAGCAGGGCAGGCCGACCCTGAACCAGATGCGCAGCGGGTCGCCGGCGCTGGGCCTGGCGTCGGGCGGGCCAGTCGGGGCGCCCTCGGGCTCCATGACCTACAgcgcctccctgcccctcccgctCAGCAGCGTGCCAGCCGGCGTGACCCTCCCCGCCTCGGTCAGCGTCTTCCCGCAGGCCGGCGCCTTCACGCCACCGCCCGCGAGCCTGCAGCAGCCGCTGCTGCCCACGTCGGGGTCGGCGGGGCCACTCCACCCGCCCCCGCAGGCCAGCACCAACCCCTTCCTCTGA